The Tenebrio molitor chromosome 3, icTenMoli1.1, whole genome shotgun sequence genome contains a region encoding:
- the LOC138126733 gene encoding BTB/POZ domain-containing adapter for CUL3-mediated RhoA degradation protein 3, translating to MLKSETNTMSGKTVIKGNPSQYVKLNVGGCLHYTTIGTLTKHDTMLRAMFSGRMEVLSDSDGWILIDRCGKHFGAILNFLRDGSVSLPESSKEIAELYAEAKYYCIAELAESCTQALAKKERSDHDPICKVPLITSQKEEELLISSTTKPAIKLLINRHNNKYSYTTTSDDNLLKNIELFDKLSLWYSNRVLFLKDVISTSEICCWVFYGHGKKVSEVCCTSIVYATDKKHTKVECPEARIYEETLNILLYESRNAPDQELMQVTSTRGAVSGMSSYTSDEEEERSGLDRLRSNKSNNQA from the exons ATGTTGAAATCTGAAACAAACACCATGTCGGGTAAGACTGTGATCAAAGGAAATCCCTCACAGTACGTGAAACTCAATGTGGGAGGATGTCTTCATTATACAACCATTGGGACCTTAACTAAGCACGACACGATGCTGCGAGCGATGTTTAGTGGTAGAATGGAAGTGTTGTCTGACTCTGATG GTTGGATCTTAATCGATCGATGTGGCAAACACTTTGgggcaattttaaattttttgcgagACGGCAGTGTATCTCTACCGGAAAGTAGCAAAGAAATTGCAGAGTTGTACGCGGAAGCCAAGTATTATTGTATCGCGGAGTTGGCAGAATCGTGCACTCAAGCTCTGGCCAAGAAAGAGAGGAGCGATCATGACCCCATTTGTAAAGTTCCACTAATTACCTcacaaaaagaagaagaattgCTGATTAGCTCAACAACCAAGCCTGCTATCAAACTACTTATTAATCGTCATAACAATAAGTATTCTTATACAACAACTTCAGATGATAATTTACTGAAAAACATCGAGTTATTTGATAAGCTTTCTTTGTGGTATAGCAACCGAGTTTTGTTCCTCAAGGATGTAATCAGTACGAGCGAGATTTGCTGTTGGGTTTTTTACGGACACGGCAAGAAAGTTTCAGAAGTGTGTTGCACGTCAATTGTGTACGCTACTGATAAAAAGCACACAAAAGTTGAATGTCCTGAAGCGAGAATTTATGAAGAGACGTTAAACATTTTACTATACGAAAGCAGGAATGCCCCCGATCAAGAACTGATGCAAGTCACTTCAACCAGAGGGGCTGTTTCTGGAATGTCTTCCTATACGAGTGACGAAGAAGAAGAACGCTCAGGATTGGACCGATTAAGGTCCAACAAATCTAATAATCAAGCCTAA